In Nocardioides conyzicola, one genomic interval encodes:
- a CDS encoding formylglycine-generating enzyme family protein — protein sequence MQVDLPGGTFTMGSDDHYPEEAPTHRVRVDAFSISATAVTNAEFAAFVEATGYVTVAERDLDPADYPGAPPENLQPGSMVFVPTRGPVDLRHLSQWWRWKPGASWQHPNGPRSDIEKRLDHPVVHVSHEDAAAYADWAGAALPTEAEWEYAARGGLEGAPYTWGDEVRPGGKIMANTWDGPDFPWRSSGESGFLRTAPVGSFPANGYGLFDMAGNVWEWTDDWWTERHPPDVEKPCCIPSNPRPGAREQSYDPAQPQFAIPRKVVKGGSHLCADSYCLRYRPAARRPQMIDTGTSHQGFRCVRRPARQEQPA from the coding sequence ATGCAGGTCGACCTGCCGGGTGGCACCTTCACGATGGGCTCCGACGACCACTACCCGGAGGAGGCGCCGACCCACCGCGTGCGCGTCGACGCCTTCTCGATCTCCGCGACGGCGGTGACCAACGCCGAGTTCGCGGCCTTCGTGGAAGCCACGGGCTACGTCACCGTCGCCGAGCGTGACCTCGACCCGGCCGACTACCCCGGCGCGCCGCCCGAGAACCTGCAGCCGGGGTCGATGGTCTTCGTGCCCACCAGGGGACCGGTCGATCTGCGTCACCTGAGCCAGTGGTGGCGGTGGAAGCCGGGTGCGTCCTGGCAGCACCCGAACGGCCCGAGGAGCGACATCGAGAAGCGGCTCGACCACCCCGTCGTCCACGTCTCCCACGAGGACGCCGCGGCGTACGCCGACTGGGCCGGCGCCGCCCTGCCGACCGAGGCGGAGTGGGAGTACGCCGCCCGCGGCGGTCTCGAGGGTGCGCCGTACACCTGGGGTGACGAGGTCCGGCCCGGCGGGAAGATCATGGCGAACACCTGGGACGGGCCGGACTTCCCGTGGCGCAGCAGCGGGGAGAGCGGCTTCCTGCGCACGGCGCCGGTCGGCAGCTTCCCCGCCAACGGTTACGGCCTCTTCGACATGGCGGGCAACGTCTGGGAGTGGACCGACGACTGGTGGACGGAGCGCCACCCGCCGGACGTCGAGAAGCCCTGCTGCATCCCGAGCAACCCGCGCCCAGGCGCCCGTGAGCAGAGCTACGACCCGGCGCAGCCGCAGTTCGCCATCCCGCGCAAGGTGGTCAAGGGCGGTTCGCACCTCTGCGCCGACAGCTACTGCCTGCGCTACCGACCGGCCGCGCGCCGGCCCCAGATGATCGACACCGGCACCAGCCACCAGGGCTTCCGGTGCGTACGACGACCCGCGAGACAGGAGCAGCCCGCATGA
- a CDS encoding RNA polymerase sigma factor: MATEGLGPDEIDELARRAQGGDRDALESLLATIRPRALNVCRGVLPHLPDAEDACQEALLNIANKIGSWNGQGRFTTWMHVVALNSARSTYRRMKNQATPRDPMEYAGVDRPDPRTTSVIAGTRLDLLEAMETIERDHPQFVEPLLLRDVYGMPYDEIAHLLGLPLGTVKAQIHHGRKLARPLLRGSE, encoded by the coding sequence ATGGCGACCGAAGGTCTGGGACCGGACGAGATCGACGAGCTGGCGCGGCGCGCGCAGGGCGGCGACCGGGACGCGCTCGAGAGCCTCCTGGCGACCATCCGGCCGCGAGCGCTCAACGTCTGCCGGGGCGTGCTCCCCCACCTGCCGGACGCCGAGGACGCCTGCCAGGAGGCGCTGCTCAACATCGCCAACAAGATCGGCTCCTGGAACGGCCAGGGCAGGTTCACCACCTGGATGCACGTGGTCGCGCTCAACAGCGCGCGCTCGACCTACCGCCGGATGAAGAACCAGGCCACACCGCGCGACCCGATGGAGTACGCCGGGGTCGACCGCCCGGACCCGCGCACCACCAGCGTCATCGCCGGCACCCGCCTCGACCTGCTCGAGGCGATGGAGACCATCGAGCGGGACCACCCGCAGTTCGTGGAGCCGCTGCTGCTGCGCGACGTCTACGGGATGCCGTACGACGAGATCGCCCACCTGCTCGGTCTCCCGCTGGGCACCGTGAAGGCGCAGATCCACCACGGCCGCAAGCTCGCCCGCCCCCTGCTGCGGGGCTCGGAGTGA
- a CDS encoding DHA2 family efflux MFS transporter permease subunit, with product MNDVKTRWLALYVLCLGDLMIVLDSSIVNVALPSIQSDLGFSQSALAWVVNAYLLTFGGFLLLSGRLGDLLGNRRVFLGGVVAFVVASVACGLAPTAGLLVAGRAVQGLGGAAVSAVALSLIVELFQDPAERAKAMGFFGFVMSGGGAVGVLLGGVLTGLFSWHWIFLVNVPIGVGVFVAARRVLPTDEVVAQRGRIDVLGAVLVTAALMLSVYGIVESEPWLIVGSVILLAVFVLRESRVAEPLVPLRLFRLRNVVVSQVVGVLWAAAMFAWFFLAALYLQQVLGYDALEVGLAFVPTSVVMAYCSLRVSDKLVLRFGIRPPLVVGLLLAAVSLALFSRAPVDGHFLVDVLPSMLLLGAGAGIAFNPVLLAAMGDVEPHESGLASGVVNTSFMMGGALGLAVLVSLSSSRTSSLLADGAGSLEALNGGFQLAFGAGACFAALAALVGGVFLRPKPMAMPDDESGSPVVEQRAPASVVETPEG from the coding sequence ATGAACGACGTCAAGACCCGCTGGCTGGCGCTCTACGTGCTGTGCCTGGGCGACCTCATGATCGTGCTCGACTCGAGCATCGTGAACGTGGCCCTCCCGTCCATCCAGTCCGACCTGGGCTTCTCCCAGTCGGCGCTCGCGTGGGTGGTCAACGCCTACCTGCTGACGTTCGGCGGGTTCCTGCTCCTGTCGGGCCGCCTGGGCGACCTGCTCGGCAACCGCCGGGTGTTCCTCGGCGGGGTCGTCGCGTTCGTGGTCGCCTCGGTGGCGTGCGGGCTCGCGCCGACCGCCGGGCTGCTCGTCGCCGGCCGCGCGGTCCAGGGCCTGGGCGGAGCGGCCGTCTCCGCGGTCGCGCTGTCGCTGATCGTCGAGCTCTTCCAGGACCCGGCCGAGCGGGCCAAGGCGATGGGCTTCTTCGGGTTCGTGATGTCGGGCGGCGGCGCCGTCGGCGTACTCCTCGGGGGCGTGCTGACCGGCCTCTTCTCCTGGCACTGGATCTTCCTGGTCAACGTCCCGATCGGGGTCGGCGTCTTCGTCGCGGCCCGCCGGGTGCTGCCCACCGACGAGGTCGTGGCGCAGCGTGGTCGCATCGACGTGCTCGGCGCGGTCCTCGTGACGGCTGCGCTGATGCTGTCGGTCTACGGCATCGTCGAGAGCGAGCCGTGGCTGATCGTCGGCAGTGTCATCCTCCTCGCCGTCTTCGTGCTGCGGGAGTCGCGGGTGGCCGAGCCGCTGGTGCCGCTGCGCCTCTTCCGGCTGCGCAACGTCGTCGTGTCGCAGGTCGTCGGGGTGCTGTGGGCGGCCGCGATGTTCGCGTGGTTCTTCCTCGCCGCGCTCTACCTCCAGCAGGTGCTGGGGTACGACGCCCTCGAGGTCGGTCTCGCCTTCGTGCCGACGAGCGTGGTGATGGCCTACTGCTCGCTGCGCGTCTCCGACAAGCTGGTGCTGCGCTTCGGCATCCGCCCGCCGCTGGTGGTCGGTCTCCTGCTGGCCGCGGTCAGCCTGGCGCTCTTCTCCCGGGCACCTGTCGACGGGCACTTCCTGGTCGACGTGCTGCCGTCGATGCTGCTGCTCGGCGCCGGTGCCGGCATCGCCTTCAACCCCGTGCTGCTCGCCGCGATGGGCGACGTCGAGCCGCACGAGTCCGGGCTCGCCTCGGGCGTCGTCAACACGTCCTTCATGATGGGCGGCGCCCTCGGCCTCGCCGTGCTGGTCAGCCTCTCGTCCTCCCGCACGTCGTCGCTCCTTGCCGACGGCGCCGGCTCCCTCGAGGCGCTCAACGGAGGCTTCCAGCTCGCCTTCGGCGCCGGCGCCTGCTTCGCCGCCCTCGCGGCCCTCGTCGGCGGGGTCTTCCTGCGGCCCAAGCCCATGGCGATGCCCGACGACGAGTCGGGCTCCCCGGTGGTCGAGCAGCGAGCGCCAGCGAGCGTCGTCGAGACCCCGGAAGGCTGA
- a CDS encoding serine/threonine-protein kinase has product MPARLGRYAVRRRIGAGAFATVWLAYDEQLDSPVAVKVLAENWSEDLAVRQRFLEEGRFLRKVESPHVVTVYDAGELDDGRPYLVMSYADQGTLADRLEIDGLTPAQALEVVREIGAGLQTLHERGVLHRDLKPANVLFRSIDGRVRAMVADLGLGKSMEVSSRLTVIAGTPSFVAPEQAQGEPLDRRADLYSLAALTYLMLASRAAFSHASLSAAAAPGPPPPLSTPERPFPPEVESVVARGLAADREQRWPDAASYVGALESALGPLAGDIGEPWLPLDPHLTQLGAPPSIKVDDTPLPEPTPPRRVRRWLLGTVAAVVVLAASGVGGYVVAHRGDPEVTVTDDESSISVTVPRAWDRHVATDGWRPEGADGDLPAVSLGTAGGWTDPQSGAQGVFAGILPGDELPAQLPQHPECGQAGSRVPDNGQLGPSATVVYSDCPGGVTVERVIQVTEDQLLWVQVRSHDRGTANRVLDDVAVHGM; this is encoded by the coding sequence ATGCCCGCCCGTCTCGGTCGCTACGCGGTGCGCCGACGCATCGGCGCGGGCGCGTTCGCGACGGTCTGGCTCGCGTACGACGAGCAGCTCGACTCGCCGGTCGCGGTCAAGGTGCTGGCCGAGAACTGGAGCGAGGACCTCGCCGTCCGCCAGCGGTTCCTGGAGGAGGGGCGCTTCCTCCGCAAGGTGGAGTCCCCCCACGTCGTCACCGTGTACGACGCCGGCGAGCTCGACGACGGGCGGCCCTACCTGGTGATGTCGTACGCCGACCAGGGGACGCTGGCCGACCGGCTCGAGATCGACGGGCTGACGCCGGCGCAGGCCCTCGAGGTGGTGCGCGAGATCGGCGCCGGGCTGCAGACGCTGCACGAGCGCGGCGTGCTGCACCGCGACCTCAAGCCCGCCAACGTGCTCTTCCGGTCGATCGACGGCCGGGTCCGGGCGATGGTCGCCGACCTCGGCCTGGGCAAGTCGATGGAGGTGTCGTCGCGGCTGACGGTCATCGCGGGGACGCCGTCGTTCGTCGCGCCGGAGCAGGCGCAGGGGGAGCCGCTGGACCGGCGCGCGGACCTCTACTCGCTGGCGGCGCTGACCTACCTGATGCTCGCCTCCCGGGCGGCGTTCTCCCACGCGTCCCTCTCGGCTGCCGCGGCACCGGGGCCGCCGCCGCCGCTGTCGACGCCGGAGCGGCCGTTCCCGCCGGAGGTGGAGTCCGTGGTCGCGCGCGGGCTCGCCGCCGACCGGGAGCAGCGGTGGCCGGACGCGGCGTCGTACGTCGGCGCGCTGGAGTCGGCGCTCGGCCCGCTCGCCGGAGACATCGGGGAGCCGTGGCTGCCGCTCGACCCGCACCTGACGCAGCTCGGCGCGCCGCCGTCGATCAAGGTCGACGACACCCCGCTGCCCGAGCCGACGCCACCGCGGCGGGTGAGGCGATGGCTGCTCGGGACCGTGGCCGCCGTCGTCGTGCTCGCGGCGTCGGGGGTCGGCGGCTACGTCGTCGCGCACCGCGGGGACCCCGAGGTGACGGTGACCGACGACGAGTCCTCGATCAGCGTGACCGTCCCGCGGGCGTGGGACCGGCACGTCGCGACGGACGGGTGGCGGCCGGAGGGCGCCGACGGCGACCTTCCTGCGGTCTCGCTCGGCACCGCCGGTGGTTGGACGGACCCGCAGTCCGGCGCCCAGGGCGTCTTCGCCGGGATCCTGCCCGGCGACGAGCTGCCCGCCCAGCTGCCGCAGCACCCCGAGTGCGGGCAGGCCGGCTCGCGGGTCCCGGACAACGGCCAGCTCGGCCCGTCGGCGACCGTCGTCTACAGCGACTGCCCGGGCGGGGTGACCGTCGAGCGCGTCATCCAGGTCACCGAGGACCAGCTCCTCTGGGTGCAGGTGCGCAGCCACGACCGCGGCACCGCCAACCGCGTGCTCGACGACGTCGCCGTCCACGGCATGTGA
- a CDS encoding amidohydrolase: MSNLLIRNARLVPLGAGESTPDGPVDIAIARGVVTGVGPGLDRPNGVEEIDAGGRWVIPGLWDQHTHLAQWTLSSQRLDLAGARSPEDATRAVAQRIADYPDLPVIGWGHRSAGWDREVTVSELDAVSGDTAVVLISGDGHHAWLNTTALLHFAMPVRDSVVRETEWFAAYPRLVTLVGNDGTSPEAYRRMLDEAAGRGIAGLVDFEFGAGIEEWSERWVQDCDRLRIRAATYAHMLDGVIAAGLRTGDPLPGCDDRATMGPLKIISDGSLNTRTAWCCEPYGDAHKLEYPAGQPNLSGAELREQLGRAHAAGLEIATHAIGDAAVREALAAYADTRARGSIEHAQMARRDDVRRMAELGIRASVQPAHLLDDRDLTDKIWGERAERCFAFRWMLEDGVELALGSDAPVSPLDPWLAMAAAVHRSADERGPWHGEQALSVREVLAASVDGQPTVGAGSRGDVVLLDRDPLLRDLDAADTADLGAALRSMPVALTVVAGRIVTER, encoded by the coding sequence GTGAGCAACCTGCTGATCCGCAACGCCCGCCTGGTGCCGCTCGGTGCCGGGGAGAGCACCCCCGACGGACCGGTCGACATCGCCATCGCGCGCGGCGTGGTCACGGGCGTCGGCCCGGGCCTGGACCGACCCAACGGCGTGGAGGAGATCGACGCGGGCGGCCGCTGGGTGATCCCGGGGCTCTGGGACCAGCACACGCACCTGGCCCAGTGGACGCTGTCGTCGCAGCGGCTCGACCTCGCTGGCGCGCGCTCGCCCGAGGACGCGACCAGGGCGGTCGCGCAGCGGATCGCCGACTACCCCGACCTCCCGGTGATCGGGTGGGGCCACCGATCGGCCGGGTGGGACCGCGAGGTGACCGTCTCCGAGCTCGACGCGGTGTCGGGGGATACGGCCGTGGTGCTGATCAGCGGCGACGGGCACCACGCGTGGCTGAACACGACGGCGCTGCTGCACTTCGCGATGCCGGTGCGGGACTCGGTGGTCCGGGAGACGGAGTGGTTCGCGGCGTACCCCCGCCTGGTCACGCTGGTCGGCAACGACGGCACGTCGCCCGAGGCCTACCGCCGGATGCTCGACGAGGCGGCGGGGCGCGGGATCGCCGGGCTGGTGGACTTCGAGTTCGGCGCGGGCATCGAGGAGTGGTCGGAGCGGTGGGTGCAGGACTGCGACCGCCTGCGAATCCGCGCGGCGACGTACGCGCACATGCTCGACGGCGTGATCGCCGCCGGCCTCCGCACCGGCGACCCGCTGCCGGGCTGCGACGACCGCGCGACCATGGGGCCGCTCAAGATCATCAGCGACGGTTCGCTCAACACCCGGACGGCCTGGTGCTGCGAGCCGTACGGCGACGCGCACAAGCTCGAGTACCCGGCCGGCCAGCCGAACCTCTCCGGCGCCGAGCTGCGCGAGCAGCTCGGCCGCGCGCACGCCGCGGGTCTGGAGATCGCCACCCACGCGATCGGCGACGCGGCCGTGCGGGAGGCGCTGGCGGCGTACGCCGACACCCGCGCCCGCGGGTCCATCGAGCACGCGCAGATGGCCCGACGCGACGACGTACGCCGGATGGCGGAGCTCGGCATCCGCGCGAGCGTGCAGCCGGCGCACCTGCTCGACGACCGCGACCTGACCGACAAGATCTGGGGCGAGCGCGCCGAGCGCTGCTTCGCCTTCCGCTGGATGCTGGAGGACGGCGTGGAGCTGGCGCTCGGCTCCGACGCCCCGGTGTCACCACTGGACCCGTGGCTGGCGATGGCCGCCGCCGTGCACCGCAGCGCCGACGAGCGGGGACCGTGGCACGGCGAGCAGGCGCTCTCCGTCCGCGAGGTGCTCGCGGCCTCGGTCGACGGCCAGCCGACGGTCGGCGCGGGCTCACGAGGCGACGTGGTGCTCCTCGACCGCGACCCGCTGCTGCGCGACCTGGACGCCGCCGACACGGCCGACCTGGGCGCCGCCCTGCGCTCGATGCCCGTGGCGCTGACGGTCGTCGCCGGCCGGATCGTCACCGAGCGCTAA
- a CDS encoding arylsulfatase, which translates to MSDKPNILIIWGDDIGISNLSCYSDGLMGYRTPNIDRVAQEGVKFTDSYGEQSCTAGRAAFITGQNPYRTGLTKVGMPGADLGLRAEDPTIATALKDIGYATGQFGKNHFGDRDEFLPTMHGFDEFFGNLYHLNAEEEPEQFDYPTEEEFPDFKKRFGPRGVIHSWANGDGTQRIEDTGPLTKERMKTIDDEVVPEALRFMSDAQESDTPFFVWLNTTHMHFRTHIKDGSRGKAGRWQSEYHDTMVDHDELVGSVLDFLDDNGLADNTIVMYSTDNGPHMNSWPDAGMTPFRNEKNSNWEGAYRVPAMVRWPGHIPAGEVRNGIISHNDWFVTLLAAAGDTDVAERLKAGTELAGTSYQVHLDGHNQLDYITGAADVSPRKHFFYVTDDGDLAGMRFDNWKFVFLEQRTTGTLAIWLNPYVELRAPKIYNLRTDPFEKAEGTSNTYYDWMLDHVWLLIPAQTYVAEMLKSLIDFPPRQTPATFSVDQVMAKLKAGMPNS; encoded by the coding sequence GTGTCCGACAAGCCGAACATCCTCATCATCTGGGGCGACGACATCGGGATCAGCAACCTGAGCTGCTACAGCGACGGCCTGATGGGCTACCGGACACCCAACATCGACCGGGTCGCCCAGGAGGGCGTGAAGTTCACCGACTCCTACGGTGAGCAGAGCTGTACGGCGGGCCGCGCGGCGTTCATCACCGGCCAGAATCCCTACCGCACCGGCCTGACCAAGGTCGGCATGCCGGGGGCCGACCTCGGCCTGCGCGCGGAGGACCCGACCATCGCCACCGCGCTCAAGGACATCGGCTACGCGACCGGTCAGTTCGGCAAGAACCACTTCGGGGACCGCGACGAGTTCCTGCCGACCATGCATGGGTTCGACGAGTTCTTCGGCAACCTCTACCACCTCAACGCCGAGGAGGAGCCGGAGCAGTTCGACTACCCGACCGAGGAGGAGTTCCCGGACTTCAAGAAGCGGTTCGGGCCCCGCGGCGTGATCCACTCGTGGGCCAACGGCGACGGCACCCAGCGCATCGAGGACACCGGCCCGCTCACCAAGGAGCGGATGAAGACGATCGACGACGAGGTCGTCCCCGAGGCGCTGCGGTTCATGTCCGACGCGCAGGAGAGCGACACCCCGTTCTTCGTGTGGCTCAACACCACGCACATGCACTTCCGCACCCACATCAAGGACGGCAGCCGCGGCAAGGCCGGGCGGTGGCAGTCGGAGTACCACGACACGATGGTCGACCACGACGAGCTGGTCGGCTCGGTGCTCGACTTCCTCGACGACAACGGGCTCGCCGACAACACGATCGTCATGTACTCCACCGACAACGGCCCGCACATGAACAGCTGGCCCGACGCGGGCATGACGCCCTTCCGCAACGAGAAGAACTCCAACTGGGAGGGCGCCTACCGGGTCCCCGCGATGGTGCGCTGGCCCGGTCACATCCCGGCTGGTGAGGTCCGCAACGGGATCATCAGCCACAACGACTGGTTCGTCACCCTGCTGGCTGCGGCCGGCGACACGGACGTGGCGGAGCGGCTCAAGGCCGGGACCGAGCTGGCCGGTACGTCGTACCAGGTGCACCTCGACGGCCACAACCAGCTCGACTACATCACCGGTGCTGCCGACGTGAGCCCGCGCAAGCACTTCTTCTACGTGACCGACGACGGCGACCTCGCCGGGATGCGCTTCGACAACTGGAAATTCGTCTTCCTCGAGCAGCGCACCACCGGAACGCTCGCCATCTGGCTGAACCCGTACGTCGAGCTGCGCGCGCCCAAGATCTACAACCTGCGCACCGACCCCTTCGAGAAGGCCGAGGGCACCTCGAACACCTACTACGACTGGATGCTCGACCACGTCTGGCTGCTGATCCCGGCGCAGACCTACGTCGCAGAGATGCTGAAGAGCTTGATCGACTTCCCACCCCGGCAGACGCCGGCCACCTTCAGCGTCGACCAGGTGATGGCGAAGCTCAAGGCCGGCATGCCGAACAGCTAG
- a CDS encoding ABC transporter permease — MSASTIEGTVDTVAEVTRAARPAPARIPMSRLLSVELRKSFDTRSGFWLLASIGIVAVLATGAVLLFAPSDELTYDTFAGAVGFPMAVILPMIAVLSVTGEWSQRTGLTTFTLVPHRGRTILAKAIVAVGIGVVSMLLAFAIGAVGNLIGPMITGTDRVWDDGPAILANIVLANVLGLLVGFMLGIVIRNSAGAIVAYFVYSFVLPTLSMVLAASQDWFKDLQPWVDFNFAQGNLFNDTLTGEQWAQLGVTSIVWLVIPLAVGLRMVLRSEVK; from the coding sequence ATGAGCGCCTCCACCATCGAGGGCACGGTCGACACCGTCGCCGAGGTGACCCGCGCGGCGCGACCCGCACCGGCCCGGATCCCCATGTCCCGGCTCCTGTCCGTCGAGCTGCGCAAGTCGTTCGACACCCGCTCGGGCTTCTGGCTCCTCGCGAGCATCGGCATCGTCGCGGTCCTCGCGACCGGCGCCGTGCTGCTCTTCGCGCCGTCGGACGAGCTGACCTACGACACGTTCGCCGGCGCCGTCGGCTTCCCGATGGCGGTGATCCTGCCGATGATCGCCGTCCTGTCCGTCACCGGCGAGTGGAGCCAGCGCACCGGGCTCACGACCTTCACCCTGGTCCCGCACCGCGGGCGGACGATCCTGGCCAAGGCCATCGTGGCGGTCGGCATCGGCGTCGTCTCCATGCTGCTGGCCTTCGCCATCGGCGCGGTCGGCAACCTGATCGGCCCGATGATCACCGGCACCGACCGGGTCTGGGACGACGGCCCGGCGATCCTCGCCAACATCGTCCTGGCCAACGTGCTCGGCCTCCTGGTGGGCTTCATGCTCGGCATCGTCATCCGCAACTCGGCGGGCGCGATCGTCGCGTACTTCGTCTACTCCTTCGTGCTGCCGACCCTGTCGATGGTGCTGGCGGCCAGCCAGGACTGGTTCAAGGACCTGCAGCCGTGGGTCGACTTCAACTTCGCCCAGGGCAACCTCTTCAACGACACGCTGACGGGCGAGCAGTGGGCCCAGCTGGGCGTCACCAGCATCGTCTGGCTCGTCATCCCGCTGGCCGTCGGCCTGCGGATGGTGCTCCGGTCCGAGGTCAAGTAG
- a CDS encoding ABC transporter ATP-binding protein: MIKVESLSKKYGGFTAVDDVSFTARPGRVTGFLGPNGAGKSTSMRIMVGLTPPTSGYAEVAGRRFADLPNPGLEVGVLLDASAQHAGRTGREILTIAQRTMGLPARRVDEMLERVSLTDEEAGRRVRNYSLGMRQRLGIATALLGDPEVLILDEPANGLDPAGIRWMRDLLRGYADRGGTVLLSSHLLHEIEVIADDLVVIGNGKIVAQGTKAELLASAGTLVRTRDVPVLTRALADAGLEFSEMTDALRVDADTDVVGQVALAAGVALTELRAADGAGLEEMFLELTAETQREEVAA, from the coding sequence ATGATCAAGGTCGAGTCACTCAGCAAGAAGTACGGCGGCTTCACCGCCGTCGACGATGTCAGCTTCACGGCGCGGCCCGGCCGCGTCACCGGCTTCCTCGGGCCCAACGGCGCCGGGAAGTCCACCTCCATGCGGATCATGGTGGGCCTCACGCCCCCCACGTCCGGGTACGCCGAGGTCGCGGGCCGCCGCTTCGCGGACCTGCCCAACCCCGGGCTGGAGGTCGGCGTCCTGCTCGACGCCTCCGCCCAGCACGCCGGCCGCACCGGCCGCGAGATCCTGACGATCGCCCAGCGCACCATGGGCCTCCCGGCCCGCCGGGTCGACGAGATGCTCGAGCGGGTCAGCCTGACCGACGAGGAGGCGGGCCGCCGGGTCCGCAACTACTCGCTCGGCATGCGCCAGCGGCTCGGCATCGCCACGGCCCTGCTCGGCGACCCCGAGGTCCTGATCCTCGACGAGCCGGCCAACGGCCTCGACCCCGCCGGCATCCGCTGGATGCGCGACCTGCTGCGCGGGTACGCCGACCGGGGCGGCACCGTGCTGCTCTCGTCGCACCTGCTGCACGAGATCGAGGTCATCGCCGACGACCTGGTGGTCATCGGCAACGGCAAGATCGTCGCCCAGGGCACGAAGGCCGAGCTGCTCGCCTCCGCGGGCACGCTGGTCCGCACCCGCGACGTGCCCGTGCTGACCCGGGCGCTGGCCGACGCCGGCCTCGAGTTCTCGGAGATGACCGACGCGCTCCGCGTCGACGCCGACACCGACGTCGTCGGCCAGGTGGCCCTGGCCGCCGGGGTCGCCCTGACCGAGCTCCGCGCCGCCGACGGCGCCGGGCTCGAGGAGATGTTCCTCGAGCTCACCGCAGAGACCCAGCGAGAGGAAGTAGCAGCATGA
- a CDS encoding HNH endonuclease yields the protein MATPFVPDTATTAAPTDERALLDQIRELEDTKARIAATQAELTVQLDHLVRARHAQDRIPAARQGRDVAGLIAFARRESPAKGSRLLGLAHALTEQPHLHAAMRAGVISEWRATLIARETSCLSRQDRALVDAEICQPAPDGTYPFHGWGDRRLTAETQKAVIRIDAQAVVNRRSKAEADRHVSMRPAPDTMARLSALLTAKQGVAVWATLTRIADQARSAGDPRTRGQVMADTLVERITGLADATAIPVVVNVVISDQALLGDSVEPAWLHGYGPLPADAVDPEHLTAIRRLYAKPATGSLVAMESVAREFPTALARFIELRDRTCRTPWCDAPIRHRDHAEDHATGGPTTSINGQGLCEHCNHTKQAPGWRSRPLNGPPDQRHTIETRLPTGHTMRSTAPPTPTPSTTRQISPAETYLLEVVLAA from the coding sequence ATGGCCACGCCCTTCGTCCCCGACACCGCCACCACGGCGGCGCCCACGGACGAACGCGCCCTCCTCGACCAGATCCGTGAGCTCGAGGACACCAAAGCCCGGATCGCAGCAACCCAGGCCGAGCTCACCGTGCAGCTCGACCACCTCGTTCGCGCCCGTCACGCCCAGGACCGCATCCCCGCTGCTCGGCAGGGCCGCGACGTCGCCGGGCTCATCGCATTCGCCCGCCGCGAGTCCCCCGCGAAGGGATCCCGGCTGTTGGGGCTGGCGCACGCCCTTACCGAACAACCCCACCTGCACGCCGCAATGCGCGCCGGCGTCATCTCCGAGTGGCGCGCCACGCTCATCGCCCGCGAGACCTCCTGCCTGTCCCGTCAGGACCGGGCGCTGGTCGATGCGGAGATCTGCCAGCCAGCTCCGGACGGCACCTACCCGTTCCACGGGTGGGGCGACCGCAGACTGACCGCGGAGACCCAGAAGGCCGTCATCCGCATCGATGCCCAAGCCGTCGTCAACCGCCGGTCCAAGGCGGAAGCGGACCGCCACGTCTCCATGCGGCCCGCACCCGACACCATGGCCCGCCTCTCCGCCCTGCTGACCGCGAAGCAGGGTGTCGCGGTGTGGGCGACGCTGACCCGGATCGCGGACCAAGCCAGGTCCGCCGGCGACCCCCGCACCCGTGGGCAGGTCATGGCGGACACCCTCGTGGAGCGCATCACCGGCCTCGCAGACGCCACCGCCATCCCCGTCGTCGTGAACGTGGTGATCTCCGACCAGGCCCTCCTCGGCGACAGCGTCGAGCCCGCCTGGCTCCACGGCTACGGACCCCTCCCCGCCGACGCGGTCGACCCGGAGCACCTGACTGCGATCCGGCGGCTCTACGCCAAGCCCGCCACCGGGTCCCTGGTCGCGATGGAATCCGTGGCCCGGGAGTTCCCCACTGCATTGGCCCGGTTCATCGAGCTCCGCGACCGCACCTGCCGCACTCCTTGGTGCGACGCTCCCATCCGCCACCGCGACCACGCAGAAGACCACGCCACCGGCGGCCCCACCACCAGCATCAACGGCCAAGGGCTGTGCGAGCACTGCAACCACACCAAGCAAGCACCCGGCTGGCGCAGTCGACCCCTCAACGGACCACCCGACCAACGCCACACCATCGAGACCCGGCTGCCCACCGGCCACACCATGAGGTCGACCGCGCCACCGACACCGACACCATCGACGACCAGGCAGATCAGCCCCGCGGAGACCTACCTCCTCGAAGTCGTCCTCGCCGCCTGA